Sequence from the Pontibacter pudoricolor genome:
GTTTATTGCCCGAATGAACACCACAGACACAGATAACCTACACAAGCTGGCACAGGTACAGGCACCAACCTTACTGCTTTGGGGCGAAGCCGATGCCTGGGTGCCGGCCACAGATGCCACTCACTTCCTGAAAAACATAAAAGGGGCTCAGCTTAAACTATACCCGGGTGCGGGCCATATCCCGATGGAAGAACTGCCGCAGGAGACCGTGCAGGATGCGCTGCATTTCCTGAATACTGAACCCGCCCTACATAACTATTACAATCCAGATCTTAGCCTTTAAACTATAGTACATTTTCCAAACTATAGGTTAGCTTTATTGGTTACTTAACCGAACCACGAGCAGCATCGCATGAGCAAAATATATTTCATCAGCGGGTTAGGCGCCGACTGGCGGATGTTCCAGTTTCTGAAGTTGCCGGAATTTTTACCGCAGCAACAGGTTGCCTGGATCGCCCCGCAGGATGAGAACGAGTCGCTGGCCTCTTATACCCGACGCCTGTCAGAGCAAATCACAGATCCTGAGCCTATCTTGGTTGGTTTGTCTTTTGGCGGATTGGTAGCGATAGAGCTGAGCAAACTTGTGCAGCCAAAGGTTACTATCATTATTTCCAGCCTGGCCACGCGTCATAATCTGCCCTGGTATTACAGGCAGCTCGGGAAAACACGTTTGCAAAAATGGCTGCCTTTCCCGGTGATGAAGGCCATCTACCCTGTGGCACCTTTCTTTTTCGGGGCCCATACCGAACCGGAACGCAGGCTGCTGAAAGAGGTAATCCTGGAGATAGATGAAAAGTTTCTGCGCTGGGCGCTCAGCCGGCTCCTGGACTGGGACCAGCAGGAAACTATCCCCGGCCTGATTCAAATTCATGGCACCTCCGACCTGATCCTTCCGTTCCGCGACCGGCCGGGCATCATCTCCATCCCGAAAGGCGAACATTTAATGGTGATGCATCTCTCAGATGAAATTAGTGTTATCTTGAGCAAAATTTTAGAAGCAGTATGGATAAAAGCAGATACATTGCCAGAACAGCAGACGGCCAGGAAATAGAGCTGACACAGGCTACAATCATCAGAAGCAACAACCTTTACCCGTTTGGGAAACACAACTACGCCATTTACGAAGCTCCCGACGGCCACTTTGTGAAAGGCATGAACAACGGCGAACGCGAGATCATGCTTACCTCTTATGAGATCATCAGCGAAGAGGAAGCCCGCAACTATAGCCACCCGTATTACCGCGAAGACTAGTTTTATGCAGTTCAGTTTCTGGGAGCAGGATACCTATTTCAGTAATATTGATGTGCTGATCGTGGGCAGCGGTATAGTTGGCCTGAATGCCGCTTTGCACCTGAAAACCACACAGCCCAACTTAAAAGTTATAGTTGCCGAACGGGGACTGTTGCCTACGGGAGCCAGCTCTAAGAATGCCGGATTCGCCTGTTTCGGTAGCCCCACCGAGCTTATAGAAGACCTTGCCCACCACACCGAAGATGAGGTTTTTGGGTTGGTAGAGCGCCGATGGAAAGGATTGCAGCGCCTGCGACGTAACCTGGGAGATAAAACAATAGATTACCACCGCTGGGGTGGCTACGAGTTGTTTGATAAGAGCCAGCGCGATCTATACGAGCAAAGCATAAACCAGCTGCCTTACCTGAACAAACACCTGCAAACTATAGTTGGCGAACCTGAGATCTACCGTACCGCCGACGAAAAGATCAAAACCTTCGGATTCAGGGAGGTGGAGCATTTGGTTGAAAGCACTGCCGAAGGCCAGATAGATACCGGAAAAATGATCCTGGCGCTTACCCAAAAAGTGCAGGCGCTGGGCGTGATCATTCACAATAACCTGGAAATACAACACCTGCACGACGAAGGCAAAACTATAGTTGCCACCACCGATAAAGGAATAACCCTTAAAGCCCGTGCTGCTTTGGTAGCCACCAATGGCTTTGCGAAACAGCTGTTGCCACAACTGCAGGTTATCCCGGCTCGCGCGCAGGTGCTCATTACCAAACCTATAGTTGGCCTTAAACTGAAAGGCACTTTCCATTACGACAAAGGCTACTATTACTTCCGCAACATTGGCGATCGCGTGCTTTTCGGCGGGGCGCGCAACCTCGATTTTAAAACGGAAGAAACAACAGAAGCCGGGCTC
This genomic interval carries:
- a CDS encoding NAD(P)/FAD-dependent oxidoreductase — its product is MRSSAKRKPATIATRITAKTSFMQFSFWEQDTYFSNIDVLIVGSGIVGLNAALHLKTTQPNLKVIVAERGLLPTGASSKNAGFACFGSPTELIEDLAHHTEDEVFGLVERRWKGLQRLRRNLGDKTIDYHRWGGYELFDKSQRDLYEQSINQLPYLNKHLQTIVGEPEIYRTADEKIKTFGFREVEHLVESTAEGQIDTGKMILALTQKVQALGVIIHNNLEIQHLHDEGKTIVATTDKGITLKARAALVATNGFAKQLLPQLQVIPARAQVLITKPIVGLKLKGTFHYDKGYYYFRNIGDRVLFGGARNLDFKTEETTEAGLTELVQNRLEELLQQVILPDTPFEVEQRWSGIMGMGPAKTTIVQPVSERISCAVRMGGMGVAIGSLVGEEGAELILQQL
- a CDS encoding alpha/beta hydrolase, producing MSKIYFISGLGADWRMFQFLKLPEFLPQQQVAWIAPQDENESLASYTRRLSEQITDPEPILVGLSFGGLVAIELSKLVQPKVTIIISSLATRHNLPWYYRQLGKTRLQKWLPFPVMKAIYPVAPFFFGAHTEPERRLLKEVILEIDEKFLRWALSRLLDWDQQETIPGLIQIHGTSDLILPFRDRPGIISIPKGEHLMVMHLSDEISVILSKILEAVWIKADTLPEQQTARK